A single Xylanimonas cellulosilytica DSM 15894 DNA region contains:
- the crcB gene encoding fluoride efflux transporter CrcB — translation MSGPWAFLTVAVGGGIGAAARFWVADTITTRRRSAMPRGTIAVNVLGSFLVGVITGLVLTVGTDAFEPWRLFLATGICGGFTTFSTATVESVTLARGGHPLRALANTLGTLAATVPAVAAGIGVVVMWA, via the coding sequence GTGAGCGGGCCGTGGGCGTTCCTGACGGTGGCGGTGGGCGGCGGGATCGGGGCGGCCGCCCGGTTCTGGGTCGCGGACACCATCACCACGCGCCGACGCTCGGCGATGCCGCGCGGCACCATCGCCGTCAACGTGCTCGGGTCGTTCCTCGTCGGCGTGATCACGGGGTTGGTGCTGACCGTCGGGACGGACGCCTTCGAGCCCTGGCGGCTGTTCCTCGCCACCGGAATCTGCGGCGGCTTCACCACGTTCTCCACAGCGACGGTCGAGAGCGTCACCCTCGCGCGCGGAGGTCACCCGCTGCGGGCGCTGGCCAACACGCTCGGCACGCTGGCGGCCACCGTGCCGGCCGTCGCGGCGGGCATCGGCGTCGTCGTGATGTGGGCGTAG
- a CDS encoding VOC family protein, with product MATTPLVAFKDLCIDANDAASLGAFYARTLGLRVETFDDGPDVALRGERPEQTVWINTVPEPKTVKHRVHLDVRARSLDEFPDAPRVSEPGRFRWTTLADPEGGELCVFEYDDVPAYRLKDVVVDCADPGVVGRFWHRLLGGELGHDAAGGDYWLDGGAGVPFESIDFVPVPEPKTLKNRIHWDVTLADGVTLADLVALGATVQREPDDEIRWTIMQDPEGNEFCAFPATGG from the coding sequence ATGGCGACGACGCCCCTCGTGGCATTCAAGGACCTGTGCATCGACGCGAACGATGCCGCCTCGCTCGGCGCGTTCTACGCGCGCACGCTCGGGCTGCGGGTCGAGACGTTCGACGACGGACCCGACGTCGCGCTGCGCGGCGAGCGGCCCGAGCAGACGGTGTGGATCAACACCGTGCCCGAGCCCAAGACCGTCAAGCACCGCGTGCACCTCGACGTGCGGGCGCGGTCGCTGGACGAGTTCCCCGACGCGCCCCGAGTCAGCGAGCCCGGCCGGTTCCGGTGGACCACCCTCGCCGACCCTGAGGGCGGCGAACTCTGCGTCTTCGAGTACGACGACGTCCCGGCCTACCGCCTCAAGGACGTGGTGGTGGACTGCGCCGACCCGGGCGTGGTCGGCCGCTTCTGGCACCGGCTGCTGGGCGGTGAGCTGGGCCATGACGCCGCAGGCGGCGACTACTGGCTCGACGGCGGGGCGGGCGTGCCGTTCGAGTCCATCGACTTCGTGCCCGTCCCCGAGCCGAAGACCCTCAAGAACCGCATCCACTGGGACGTGACGCTCGCCGACGGGGTCACGCTCGCCGACCTCGTGGCGCTGGGCGCGACAGTGCAGCGAGAACCCGACGACGAGATCCGCTGGACGATCATGCAAGACCCGGAGGGCAACGAGTTCTGCGCCTTCCCCGCCACCGGTGGTTGA